The proteins below come from a single Asterias rubens chromosome 9, eAstRub1.3, whole genome shotgun sequence genomic window:
- the LOC117294507 gene encoding uncharacterized protein LOC117294507 isoform X2, with amino-acid sequence MFRHALLEAPKSCQGDNNGQQANKPPSTGSRIMGQVMMSNHPSYIGTQQSNIHTPSPYPSPPPPPPPPPPPASHYPQHPVSEFQPHTQLYEGSAVPHSALMHPSTLSHYPHPQAPPQFYNPQYRGVSQNLLTSKNAVDFILDLSRWGHVSKAWQEFQRTGLPRASSLPLMVQILHGCCGQNVRDPAKWSVAYCILEEISHIPQYDCTAQCMLLIKHLLQDGQTGDPATFHLMAMNVFNNLLPMKPNMTDMNMALINRMGRMLLELNHIHPLCDLVMGIIKRKAFNCLPSPDIINGIKTSLQKENDLNTLQTLVTALNETQNVQETSTMEIDFENNNTVDPARKLMDSDSKKCPSEVFEASFSIQQCTMWKDTRDTLLDLCQRRPDVARAKPVIQELMKKLVEPADMAGSKFNNFVTVFSRHFKDVNLVRVLSRLGINCLAMCCSTHQWQQAFYILDCLSTNHFPYLQELGSDILVPHPKLKLFNWDVSEVWVALVSQVCLEVREPKYATQLLADPNINVSIDEEDEGSHNPLFHLSCKKLEQLVRLCVDKSAFSQSLVPLKHLHKQNHYERYTSLFNQVLFASLDSRNKAYFSIYQEMQTERAMTLEKRNYRLLISVLWNTGTDYKQQYARQLHTRGFNNGIYIKFKKDQKYHEACLLFDLTAGEVNLTMESFLTDAHTLEIVAKHKQRSTCTVKLSFINNDLVLAPNSAGPRNILRLVDSYLEESTPPIKWKNSSLRAASEDVYHQSYLLDLDSVGKWLEKQGM; translated from the exons ATGTTCAGGCATGCTCTACTTGAAGCACCAAAGTCCTGTCAG GGGGACAACAATGgacaacaagcaaacaaaccaCCATCTACTGGTAGTCGAATTATGGGACAAGTCATGATGTCAAATCATCCTAGTTACATTGGAACCCAACAATCCAACATCCATACTCCATCCCCTTACccatcccctccccctcctcctcctcctcctcctcctccagcgTCCCACTATCCCCAACACCCGGTTTCTGAGTTCCAGCCTCATACCCAATTATATGAAGGTTCTGCTGTCCCCCATTCAGCCTTAATGCACCCCAGCACCCTTAGTCACTACCCGCACCCACAAGCACCTCCGCAGTTTTACAACCCCCAGTACAGGGGAGTCTCTCAGAACCTTCTAACCTCAAAGAACGCCGTGGACTTCATCCTAGACCTCTCTCGCTGGGGGCATGTTAGTAAAGCCTGGCAGGAGTTCCAGAGGACTGGTCTTCCACGTGCCTCCAGCCTGCCCCTGATGGTGCAGATCTTACATGGATGTTGTGGACAGAACGTAAGAGATCCTGCCAAGTGGTCT GTTGCTTATTGCATTCTTGAGGAGATCTCCCACATCCCTCAGTACGACTGTACAGCCCAGTGTATGTTGCTCATCAAACATCTCCTGCAGGATGGCCAAACTGGCGACCCAGCAACCTTCCACCTCAT GGCAATGAATGTGTTCAATAATCTATTACCGATGAAGCCCAACATGACTGATATGAACATGGCATTAATTAATCGAATGGGGAGAATGCTTCTTGAGCTGAACCACATCCACCCTCTGTGTGACCTAGTCATGGGGATCATCAAGAGGAAAGCTTTCAATTGTTTG CCTTCCCCAGACATTATCAATGGCATCAAGACGTCTTTGCAGAAGGAAAACGATCTCAACACTCTTCAAACACTTGTGACTGCA CTGAATGAAACCCAGAATGTACAAGAAACATCAACTATGGAGATAGACTTTGAAAACAACAA CACCGTCGATCCGGCCAGAAAACTGATGGACTCGGACAGTAAGAAGTGCCCAAGTGAGGTCTTTGAGGCATCTTTCTCCATCCAGCAGTGTACCATGTGGAAGGACACCAGAGACACCCTCTTGGATCTCTGTCAACGACGGCCGGATGTGGCCAGGGCTAAACCGGTCATCCAGGAATTGATGAAGAAGCTTGTTGAGCCTGCCGACATGGCTGGCTccaaattcaacaattttgtgaCTGTTTTCAGTCGGCACTTCAAGGATG TGAACCTCGTTCGTGTCCTCTCCCGTCTTGGTATCAACTGCCTAGCAATGTGCTGCTCCACCCATCAATGGCAACAGGCCTTCTACATCCTGGACTGCCTCTCTACCAACCACTTCCCATACCTGCAGGAGCTCGGTTCCGACATCCTGGTCCCGCATCCCAAGTTGAAGCTCTTCAACTGGGACGTCTCGGAGGTGTGGGTTGCCTTGGTGTCCCAGGTGTGCCTCGAGGTCCGAGAGCCGAAATATGCAACGCAGTTATTGGCAG ATCCAAACATCAATGTTTCAATtgatgaagaagatgaaggCAGTCACAATCCACTGTTCCATCTCAGCTGCAAGAAGTTGGAACAGCTTGTAAGATTGTGTGTTGATAAGTCAGCCTTCTCGCAGAGTCTGGTCCCCTTGAAGCATCTTCATAAACAGAACCATT ATGAACGATATACTTCATTGTTCAACCAAGTGCTTTTCGCGTCCCTTGACAGTCGCAACAAGGCGTACTTCTCAATCTACCAGGAGATGCAGACAGAGCGAGCGATGACGCTAGAAAAGCGCAACTATCGCTTGCTGATCAGTGTCCTATGGAACACCGGCACCGATTACAAACAGCAATATGCTCGTCAACTTCACACACGTGGCTTCAACAATGGCATCTACATTAAGTTCAAGAAAGACCAGAAATACCACGAAGCGTGCCTCTTGTTTGATTTAACAGCCGGGGAGGTGAATCTTACGATGGAAAGCTTCCTAACGGACGCCCACACACTCGAAATTGTCGCCAAACACAAGCAACGAAGCACCTGCACTGTAAAGCTGAGCTTCATCAATAACGATCTTGTGTTGGCGCCAAACTCTGCAGGTCCGAGGAATATCTTGAGGTTGGTTGATAGCTACTTGGAGGAGTCGACTCCGCCCATCAAGTGGAAAAACTCCTCATTGAGAGCTGCGAGTGAGGATGTGTACCACCAGTCATACTTGTTGGACTTGGATAGCGTCGGCAAGTGGCTGGAGAAACAAGGTATGTAA
- the LOC117294507 gene encoding uncharacterized protein LOC117294507 isoform X1, with amino-acid sequence MFRHALLEAPKSCQGDNNGQQANKPPSTGSRIMGQVMMSNHPSYIGTQQSNIHTPSPYPSPPPPPPPPPPPASHYPQHPVSEFQPHTQLYEGSAVPHSALMHPSTLSHYPHPQAPPQFYNPQYRGVSQNLLTSKNAVDFILDLSRWGHVSKAWQEFQRTGLPRASSLPLMVQILHGCCGQNVRDPAKWSVAYCILEEISHIPQYDCTAQCMLLIKHLLQDGQTGDPATFHLMAMNVFNNLLPMKPNMTDMNMALINRMGRMLLELNHIHPLCDLVMGIIKRKAFNCLPSPDIINGIKTSLQKENDLNTLQTLVTALNETQNVQETSTMEIDFENNNSTVDPARKLMDSDSKKCPSEVFEASFSIQQCTMWKDTRDTLLDLCQRRPDVARAKPVIQELMKKLVEPADMAGSKFNNFVTVFSRHFKDVNLVRVLSRLGINCLAMCCSTHQWQQAFYILDCLSTNHFPYLQELGSDILVPHPKLKLFNWDVSEVWVALVSQVCLEVREPKYATQLLADPNINVSIDEEDEGSHNPLFHLSCKKLEQLVRLCVDKSAFSQSLVPLKHLHKQNHYERYTSLFNQVLFASLDSRNKAYFSIYQEMQTERAMTLEKRNYRLLISVLWNTGTDYKQQYARQLHTRGFNNGIYIKFKKDQKYHEACLLFDLTAGEVNLTMESFLTDAHTLEIVAKHKQRSTCTVKLSFINNDLVLAPNSAGPRNILRLVDSYLEESTPPIKWKNSSLRAASEDVYHQSYLLDLDSVGKWLEKQGM; translated from the exons ATGTTCAGGCATGCTCTACTTGAAGCACCAAAGTCCTGTCAG GGGGACAACAATGgacaacaagcaaacaaaccaCCATCTACTGGTAGTCGAATTATGGGACAAGTCATGATGTCAAATCATCCTAGTTACATTGGAACCCAACAATCCAACATCCATACTCCATCCCCTTACccatcccctccccctcctcctcctcctcctcctcctccagcgTCCCACTATCCCCAACACCCGGTTTCTGAGTTCCAGCCTCATACCCAATTATATGAAGGTTCTGCTGTCCCCCATTCAGCCTTAATGCACCCCAGCACCCTTAGTCACTACCCGCACCCACAAGCACCTCCGCAGTTTTACAACCCCCAGTACAGGGGAGTCTCTCAGAACCTTCTAACCTCAAAGAACGCCGTGGACTTCATCCTAGACCTCTCTCGCTGGGGGCATGTTAGTAAAGCCTGGCAGGAGTTCCAGAGGACTGGTCTTCCACGTGCCTCCAGCCTGCCCCTGATGGTGCAGATCTTACATGGATGTTGTGGACAGAACGTAAGAGATCCTGCCAAGTGGTCT GTTGCTTATTGCATTCTTGAGGAGATCTCCCACATCCCTCAGTACGACTGTACAGCCCAGTGTATGTTGCTCATCAAACATCTCCTGCAGGATGGCCAAACTGGCGACCCAGCAACCTTCCACCTCAT GGCAATGAATGTGTTCAATAATCTATTACCGATGAAGCCCAACATGACTGATATGAACATGGCATTAATTAATCGAATGGGGAGAATGCTTCTTGAGCTGAACCACATCCACCCTCTGTGTGACCTAGTCATGGGGATCATCAAGAGGAAAGCTTTCAATTGTTTG CCTTCCCCAGACATTATCAATGGCATCAAGACGTCTTTGCAGAAGGAAAACGATCTCAACACTCTTCAAACACTTGTGACTGCA CTGAATGAAACCCAGAATGTACAAGAAACATCAACTATGGAGATAGACTTTGAAAACAACAA CAGCACCGTCGATCCGGCCAGAAAACTGATGGACTCGGACAGTAAGAAGTGCCCAAGTGAGGTCTTTGAGGCATCTTTCTCCATCCAGCAGTGTACCATGTGGAAGGACACCAGAGACACCCTCTTGGATCTCTGTCAACGACGGCCGGATGTGGCCAGGGCTAAACCGGTCATCCAGGAATTGATGAAGAAGCTTGTTGAGCCTGCCGACATGGCTGGCTccaaattcaacaattttgtgaCTGTTTTCAGTCGGCACTTCAAGGATG TGAACCTCGTTCGTGTCCTCTCCCGTCTTGGTATCAACTGCCTAGCAATGTGCTGCTCCACCCATCAATGGCAACAGGCCTTCTACATCCTGGACTGCCTCTCTACCAACCACTTCCCATACCTGCAGGAGCTCGGTTCCGACATCCTGGTCCCGCATCCCAAGTTGAAGCTCTTCAACTGGGACGTCTCGGAGGTGTGGGTTGCCTTGGTGTCCCAGGTGTGCCTCGAGGTCCGAGAGCCGAAATATGCAACGCAGTTATTGGCAG ATCCAAACATCAATGTTTCAATtgatgaagaagatgaaggCAGTCACAATCCACTGTTCCATCTCAGCTGCAAGAAGTTGGAACAGCTTGTAAGATTGTGTGTTGATAAGTCAGCCTTCTCGCAGAGTCTGGTCCCCTTGAAGCATCTTCATAAACAGAACCATT ATGAACGATATACTTCATTGTTCAACCAAGTGCTTTTCGCGTCCCTTGACAGTCGCAACAAGGCGTACTTCTCAATCTACCAGGAGATGCAGACAGAGCGAGCGATGACGCTAGAAAAGCGCAACTATCGCTTGCTGATCAGTGTCCTATGGAACACCGGCACCGATTACAAACAGCAATATGCTCGTCAACTTCACACACGTGGCTTCAACAATGGCATCTACATTAAGTTCAAGAAAGACCAGAAATACCACGAAGCGTGCCTCTTGTTTGATTTAACAGCCGGGGAGGTGAATCTTACGATGGAAAGCTTCCTAACGGACGCCCACACACTCGAAATTGTCGCCAAACACAAGCAACGAAGCACCTGCACTGTAAAGCTGAGCTTCATCAATAACGATCTTGTGTTGGCGCCAAACTCTGCAGGTCCGAGGAATATCTTGAGGTTGGTTGATAGCTACTTGGAGGAGTCGACTCCGCCCATCAAGTGGAAAAACTCCTCATTGAGAGCTGCGAGTGAGGATGTGTACCACCAGTCATACTTGTTGGACTTGGATAGCGTCGGCAAGTGGCTGGAGAAACAAGGTATGTAA
- the LOC117295042 gene encoding swi5-dependent recombination DNA repair protein 1 homolog — protein MDIPTEEHQPDWKSLQRQVAIHTETLRKLKMVKMYRTKNNLSDLEVLIEKWRSACQTALMELHQRLPEPRPTMGTLITDWKIDPDLLNFDPDGDSFT, from the exons ATGGACATTCCCACAGAAGAACACCAGCCTGATTGGAAGTCATTGCAGAGGCAGGTAGCCATCCACACTGAGACTTTGCGGAAACTCAAGATGGTCAAGATGTATAGAACAAAG AACAACCTTTCAGATCTTGAAGTACTGATTGAAAAATGGCGTAGTGCCTGCCAGACTGCCCTAATGGAGTTGCACCAAAGACTGCCTGAGCCAAGGCCTACAATGGGAACGCTAATCACTGATTGGAAGATTGACCCTGACCttttgaactttgacccagaTGGGGACTCGTTCACCTGA
- the LOC117294506 gene encoding protein farnesyltransferase/geranylgeranyltransferase type-1 subunit alpha-like, whose product MAAAEVDAAYSSSDADSDVPFILYRDRPDWKDVEPLPQDDGPSPVVKIAYSEKFKDIYDFFRAVIKRDERSERALNLTKDAADLNPANYSVWHYRRVLLQSLKKDLQEEMGYIQQIIEDHPKNYQVWHHRRVLVEWLADPSKELAFTASILRIDSKNYHAWSHRQWVLRTYELWQDELTFVERLLDEDLRNNSAWNQRYFVINNTSGFNEEVIDREIKFSQDLISKAPNNESAWNYLRGVLSDINMSDFTSVRDFCQGMYDKDIRSPYLLGFMVEMQEEQLEGGNGEESVLLKATELCDMLAKQFDPIRREYWNYIQRSLRLRFGKIQKDDANQQAYDPTF is encoded by the exons ATGGCTGCCGCCGAAGTTGACGCTGCGTACAGCAGTTCCGATGCAGATAGCGATGTACCTTTCATACTGTATCGAGACAGGCCTGATTGGAAGGATGTCGAGCCCTTGCCACAAGACGACGGACCAAGTCCagttgtcaaaatagcttattCCGAAAAGT TTAAGGATATCTATGATTTCTTCCGGGCTGTAATAAAGAGAGATGAACGAAGTGAAAGAGCGTTGAACCTGACCAAAGATGCTGCAGATCTTAACCCTGCAAACTATTCTGTTTG GCATTATCGTCGAGTTCTCCTTCAGTCACTGAAGAAAGACCTGCAGGAGGAGATGGGTTACATTCAACAGATCATCGAAGACCATCCTAAAAATTATCAAGTCTG GCACCACAGGCGCGTCCTGGTTGAATGGCTGGCTGACCCCTCAAAAGAGCTAGCCTTCACTGCAAGCATCCTGAGAATAGACTCCAAGAACTATCACGCCTGGTCCCATCGCCAGTGGGTGCTACGAACCTACGAGCTGTGGCAAGATGAGCTGACCTTCGTGGAGAGGCTGCTGGACGAAGACCTGAGGAATAACTCGGCATGGAATCAGAGATATTTTGTCATCAATAACACAAGTGGATTCAATGAGGAGGTCATAGACCGAGAAATCAA GTTCTCACAGGATCTGATAAGCAAAGCTCCAAACAATGAAAGTGCATGGAATTACTTAAGAGG GGTCCTGTCAGACATTAACATGAGCGACTTCACCAGTGTGCGAGATTTCTGCCAGGGTATGTACGACAAGGACATACGATCGCCGTACCTGCTGGGATTCATGGTGGAAATGCAAGAAGAGCAACTCGAAGGAGGGAACGGTGAGGAGAGTGTCTTACTCAAGGCCACCGAG CTATGCGACATGTTAGCCAAGCAGTTTGACCCTATAAGACGCGAGTACTGGAACTACATTCAGAGATCCCTCCGATTGCGCTTCGGCAAAATACAAAAAGACGACGCCAACCAACAGGCATATGACCCGACCTTTTAA
- the LOC117295040 gene encoding mitoferrin-1-like, with protein MLTPRNIHSPRITESVPLIPEYDFEAFRRRVMDKDSEEHTNAIANPHHLAAKLEHGAEEYESYDYESLPETTTLTTHLMAGAIAGIMEHCVMYPVDCVKTRMQTIRPSPDASYKNVFNGLTTIIRREGPFGMVRGLNAVACGAGPAHALYFASYEKLKQMLSARPGQNPLANACAGSIATLLHDAAMNPVEVIKQRMQMFKSPYKNVTECIRTILRTEGMHAFYRSYTTQLTMNIPFQSIHFVTYELGQEFLNPGRQYHPTSHMFSGAVSGAVAAAVTTPLDVCKTLLNTQEKNVLALGAQQTEIKGMVNAFRTVYQMSGVRGYFKGLQARIIFQMPATALSWSVYEFFKYFITLRKAQSSS; from the exons ATGTTGACACCTAGAAATATCCATTCACCAAGGATAACTGAAAGTGTGCCATTAATCCCAGAATATGATTTTGAGGCGTTTCGCCGACGAGTCATGGACAAAGACAGTGAAGAACACACCAATGCTATCGCAAACCCTCATCACCTTGCAGCCAAGTTGGAGCACGGTGCAGAAGAGTACGAATCGTACGACTATGAAAGTTTACCGGAGACCACCACGCTCACGACCCATCTGATGGCCGGTGCTATTGCTGGGATCATGGAGCATTGTGTTATGTATCCAGTGGATTGTGTCAAA ACAAGAATGCAGACGATTCGACCGTCTCCAGATGCAAGCTATAAGAATGTTTTTAACGGCCTAACAACAATAATTCGCAGAGAAGGACCCTTCGGCATGGTACGAGGACTTAACGCAGTTGCGTGTGGTGCCGGACCAGCCCATGCTCTGTACTTTGCTAGTTATGAAAAGTTAAAGCAGATGCTGAGTGCCAGACCGGGACAGAACCCTCTAGCGAACG CCTGTGCGGGGAGTATCGCTACTTTACTACATGATGCAGCGATGAATCCTGTTGAAG TGATCAAGCAGCGCATGCAGATGTTCAAAAGCCCTTATAAGAACGTTACCGAATGTATCAGGACTATACTAAGAACTGAGGGCATGCATGCTTTCTACCGGAGCTACACCACACAGCTCACCATGAACATACCCTTCCAGAGCATCCACTTTGTCACCTACGAGCTCGGCCAGGAGTTTCTGAACCCGGGCCGGCAGTACCACCCCACCAGTCACATGTTCTCCGGGGCGGTGTCCGGCGCCGTAGCCGCGGCCGTCACCACGCCGCTGGATGTTTGCAAGACGCTGCTCAACACACAAGAGAAGAACGTCCTGGCCCTAGGAGCCCAACAGACTGAAATTAAAGGCATGGTTAACGCCTTCAGAACGGTGTACCAGATGAGTGGGGTCAGGGGTTACTTCAAGGGCCTCCAGGCGAGGATCATCTTTCAGATGCCCGCCACTGCTCTATCCTGGTCAGTCTACGAGTTCTTCAAGTATTTTATCACGTTGCGGAAGGCACAGTCGTCGTCATGA